DNA from Desulfobulbaceae bacterium:
CAATCAATCCGAATTCTATCAGCCATAATTTTTCGTTGTTCAGGACTGATACAATACGGTTAACATAAGGAAGTTGCTCTGGAAGCTGTGGGAGCGTTTGGCACTTTGATGAGAATAAAATTGTGTATTTCTGGTTAGTTGATACAATCATAAGCACAATATGTATACCTGTTTTTTTGAGCACCAGCTTATATATGTGATGATATATACTAACATTATTTCACCATCACCTCGCGCTCACTCATCCACGTCACACGTCCGAAAACTAGTTGTTGAATGATTTAACAACTCGTCTATTCTCACTCCCTTCTCCTTTCAGGCCAATTAACCTTACGTATTTTCATGTAGTTAGCACATGCGCCGGCGACATTCCGCGCCAGCCATGACAGTTGCCGCATCCATCCTTTCTTTCAGGACCATGGGTGCCATCACTCTATTAAAATACAACGCGATCGCGCGTCGTTGAAACAACATCTTGTTTTCACAAGATACTGTTGCGCAGACAACACGGCTTACTGGCACACTTCCCCCTGACGTATGTGTAAGCCCTTCCAAACCACGACGCCGAACGTCACTAAAAAAGGAACACATTGTGGATATTCTAACAATAGGAATCAGCTCAGCGGCTGTTATCATTGGAGTGGCAGTTGGCGTCATTCTCCAGAAACGCCTTGCTGAATCGAACACGGATAATGCAGCGTCCCAGGCCCGAAAATTAGTCAATGATGCCTTAACCGAGGCCGATCGAATAAAGCAAGAGGCTCTTCTTAACATCAAAGAAGAAAACTACCAGGCCAAACTGGAAGCTGAGGAAGAGATCAAGAACCGCGGCCTGGAACTCAAGAAAGAAGAAAAACGCTATTCACAAAAGCTTGAGCAGATTGAACGCAAAATTGACATTCTTGATAAACGCGAGGTGGATTTCCTACAAAAGGAAAAGTCCTTTACTCAGCAGGAAACCCTCCTTGCCAAACAGCAGGGTGAAGTCGAAAAACTTATCGACGAACAACGGACAAAACTCGAAAACATTGCAGGCATCACTCGCGAGGAGGCCCAACGCCGACTGGTGGAGAGCATTGAAAGCGAGGCCCGAATGGAGGCTGCCAAAGAGGTGGTCCGTATCGAAAATGAGATGAAGATTAACGCCGACCGAAAAGCCAAAAACATCCTGGCATTAGCCATTTCACGCTATGCCGGGGAATATGTGGCGGAAAAAACCGTCTCCATCGTGCCGCTGCCAAACGAAGAGATGAAAGGCAGAATCATCGGTCGTGAAGGCCGAAATATCAGAGCTATTGAAGCCGCGACCGGCATCGACATCATCATCGACGACACCCCAGAGGCAGTGATCCTTTCCGGCTTCAATCCTGTGCGTCGTGAAGTTGCCCGTCAGTCCATGGAACGCCTGATCGCTGATGGCCGCATCCATCCGGCACGGATAGAAGAAGTGGTTGATAAAGTTACCAAGGAACTGGACATAACCCTTCGTGAAGCTGGCGAACAGGCCACCTTTGATGTCGGGGTCCATGGAGTAAACCATGAGATCATCATGCTGCTTGGTCGGCTTAAATACCGGACCAGCTACGGCCAGAGTGTGCTTGTTCACTCCCTGGAAGTTGCCTTTCTATGCGGAATCATGGCCGCTGAGCTTGGTCTAGATGTCAAGCAGGCGAAGCGTGCTGGTCTGCTCCATGATATCGGGAAAGCAGTCGATCACGAAATCGAGGGCTCACACGCCATTATTGGTCGAGACATAGCCCGCAAATATGGTGAAGCTCCGGAAGTAGTGCATGCCATCGCTGCCCACCACGAAGACATCGAAGCCGAAAGCGTCCTTGATATCCTTGTCCAGGCTGCTGACTCATTATCCAGCGCCCGACCTGGCGCCCGCCGTGAGATGCTTGAATCCTATGTAAAACGTCTGGAGGATTTGGAACAACTGGCAAACAGTTTCAAGGGAGTGGAGAAATCCTTTGCTATCCAGGCTGGACGCGAAGTACGAGTGATTGTCGATAGTTCCCAGGTCAAGGATGTCGAAACCTCCATGCTCGGTAAAGACATCGCCAAAAAGATCGAAGAGACCCTGACCTACCCCGGACAAATCAGAGTTACAGTCATTCGCGAGACCCGTTCGGTCGAGTACGCAAAATAGTTTTTTGAACCTCTCAGCTTTTTTTAAGGATAGTATTAGTGAAATCAGTCGAAGAACAGATTAATCTTATTCAACGTGGCGCTGTTGATTTGATCTCCAGAGAGGATCTGGAGAAAAAGCTCAAATACTCCATTGAAACCAAGACACCATTGAAGATCAAAGCCGGTTTTGATCCCACGGCGCCCGATCTTCATCTTGGACATACAGTTCTAATTCAGAAACTCAAACATTTCCAAGACCTGGGTCACAAGGTGGTGTTTCTGATCGGTGATTTCACAGGTATGATCGGTGACCCCACAGGTAAATCCGAGACCAGAAAACCTTTGACCCAAGACGACGTTACCCGCAACGCCGAGACCTACAAAACCCAGATCTTTAAGATCCTCGATCCAGCCAAGACTGAAATCGTTTTCAACAGCGCCTGGCTGAGCACCTTGTCTTCGTATGATTTTATTCGCCTAGCCTCCCAACTGACCGTTGCCCGGATGCTGGAACGCGATGATTTCCGTAAGCGGTTCGACAACCAGCAGCCGATCAGTATCCATGAATTTCTCTATCCGCTGATCCAAGGCTACGATTCCGTTGCCCTTAAAGCCGATGTCGAACTCGGCGGCACCGATCAGCTGTTCAACCTGCTGATGGGAAGGGAGTTACAGCGAAGCGCAGGGCAAGCGCCCCAGGTAGTCATGACCATGCCCTTGCTTGAAGGCCTCGACGGGGTCAACAAGATGAGCAAATCGCTGGGAAATTATATCGGTATCACCGACTCTGCCGACGATATTTACGGTAAGATTCTATCCATCTCCGACACGTTGATGTTTCGCTATTATGAACTGCTGAGCGATCTGCCTTTGTCAGAAATTCAGGCCCTTCGCATGACAATGGAACAAGGAAATATCCACCCCAAGGAAGTCAAAATGCGGCTGGCACTGGAATTGACTGCCCGCTATCATGACCAAGAAGAAGCCACCAGGGCGGCAGCAAATTTCGAACGGGTTTTTCAAAAACATGGCTTGCCGGATGACCTTGCGGAGATGACCCTTCCCGCCGGAGAGCCGATTTGGATCCCCAAGCTTCTGGTCGAAGCAGGTCTGGTTTCCGGTACTGGCGAGGCCAGGAGAATGATCAAACAGCAGGCCGTTTCCATTGACGGCGAAAAAGTTGCTAATGATGAACAAAACGTCCCCGCTACCTCCGAAATCCTGATCAAGGTAGGCAAACGACGATTCTGCAAAGTGCACTTTGCTTGAACCTCATCGCTTGAAAAACACCAAGCAATTCGTAATGTTCCATGACTGAGTCCGATGCGCTGAGCTTTGATCGGCGTCACATCTGGCACCCCTACACTTCCCCCACCAACCCACTCCCAGTTTACCAGGTGGTGAGTGCTAACGGAGTTCGCCTTCGCCTTGCCGATGGCCGAGATCTCATTGATGGCATGTCGTCCTGGTGGTGCGCCATCCACGGATATAATCATCCCGTCCTAAACCAAGCCATCAGTAAACAAGCTGCAAAGATGTCGCATGTGATGTTTGGCGGCCTCACCCATCCACCGGCCATTGATCTAGCCAGACAGCTGATTCGTATTACCCCCCCTACCCTGGACAAGGTCTTTTTCTGCGACAGCGGTTCAGTGGCGGTAGAAGTCGCCATCAAGATGGCAATCCAATACTGGAGTTCACTCCACCACCCGGAAAAAACTCGACTGTTGACCATCCGGCACGGCTACCATGGTGACACCATCGGCGCCATGGCGGTCTGCGATCCGGCGACCGGCATGCATCATCGTTTTGCCGGGATCCTGTCCCAGCACCTCTTTGCCGAAGCCCCCATAAGTCGTACCGATGACACTTGGCAAGAATCCGATCTTTCCAGTTTCCAGCAGTTGCTTACGACCCATCACCACACTATCGCCGCTGTCATTCTTGAACCGATTGTTCAGGGAGCTGGCGGCATGCGTTTTTACGCCCCGGAATTTCTGCGACAAGTCCGCACTCTATGTGATTCATACGATGTGCTGCTCATCGCCGACGAAATTGC
Protein-coding regions in this window:
- a CDS encoding tyrosine--tRNA ligase, producing MKSVEEQINLIQRGAVDLISREDLEKKLKYSIETKTPLKIKAGFDPTAPDLHLGHTVLIQKLKHFQDLGHKVVFLIGDFTGMIGDPTGKSETRKPLTQDDVTRNAETYKTQIFKILDPAKTEIVFNSAWLSTLSSYDFIRLASQLTVARMLERDDFRKRFDNQQPISIHEFLYPLIQGYDSVALKADVELGGTDQLFNLLMGRELQRSAGQAPQVVMTMPLLEGLDGVNKMSKSLGNYIGITDSADDIYGKILSISDTLMFRYYELLSDLPLSEIQALRMTMEQGNIHPKEVKMRLALELTARYHDQEEATRAAANFERVFQKHGLPDDLAEMTLPAGEPIWIPKLLVEAGLVSGTGEARRMIKQQAVSIDGEKVANDEQNVPATSEILIKVGKRRFCKVHFA
- the bioA gene encoding adenosylmethionine--8-amino-7-oxononanoate transaminase, translating into MTESDALSFDRRHIWHPYTSPTNPLPVYQVVSANGVRLRLADGRDLIDGMSSWWCAIHGYNHPVLNQAISKQAAKMSHVMFGGLTHPPAIDLARQLIRITPPTLDKVFFCDSGSVAVEVAIKMAIQYWSSLHHPEKTRLLTIRHGYHGDTIGAMAVCDPATGMHHRFAGILSQHLFAEAPISRTDDTWQESDLSSFQQLLTTHHHTIAAVILEPIVQGAGGMRFYAPEFLRQVRTLCDSYDVLLIADEIATGFGRTGRLFACEHADIAPDIMCLGKAITGGYLSFAATLTTERVSDAIGRDRGIFMHGPTFMANPLACAVADASIKLLLTNDWHANIKRIELGLRHGLEPCRELKEVADVRVMGAIGVVEMKNEINLADLQPRFISQGIWLRPFGRLIYTMPPYIMSDDDLIFLTAQISKVVSSIS
- the rny gene encoding ribonuclease Y — translated: MVDILTIGISSAAVIIGVAVGVILQKRLAESNTDNAASQARKLVNDALTEADRIKQEALLNIKEENYQAKLEAEEEIKNRGLELKKEEKRYSQKLEQIERKIDILDKREVDFLQKEKSFTQQETLLAKQQGEVEKLIDEQRTKLENIAGITREEAQRRLVESIESEARMEAAKEVVRIENEMKINADRKAKNILALAISRYAGEYVAEKTVSIVPLPNEEMKGRIIGREGRNIRAIEAATGIDIIIDDTPEAVILSGFNPVRREVARQSMERLIADGRIHPARIEEVVDKVTKELDITLREAGEQATFDVGVHGVNHEIIMLLGRLKYRTSYGQSVLVHSLEVAFLCGIMAAELGLDVKQAKRAGLLHDIGKAVDHEIEGSHAIIGRDIARKYGEAPEVVHAIAAHHEDIEAESVLDILVQAADSLSSARPGARREMLESYVKRLEDLEQLANSFKGVEKSFAIQAGREVRVIVDSSQVKDVETSMLGKDIAKKIEETLTYPGQIRVTVIRETRSVEYAK